Proteins encoded by one window of Ulvibacter sp. MAR_2010_11:
- a CDS encoding sugar nucleotide-binding protein, whose amino-acid sequence MSNRILILGASGFIGNSLYKELMPYFDVYGTYCHDDAAMKHNQVFFQFDIEKDSVLAVLEKIKPNVVISSLRGRYEYQLKVHNEIINYVLSQNDCRLLFLSSVNVFDGKNTFPSYEDSLTLAESDYGKYKISVEKAIKTLPVEKYAILRLPMVLGVNAPAIFQLKQAIKHQASFEVYPNLIISITTANKIAQQVHYIINKKLSGTFHLTSKDMVHHEDLFRELTGKLSDKSPIFKSVFSSNDDSYLAILSKLNKLPKEYRITVAEVIADSTLKEEISTLKT is encoded by the coding sequence GTGTCAAATCGCATTTTAATTCTTGGAGCCAGTGGTTTTATTGGCAATAGTCTATACAAGGAGCTCATGCCCTATTTTGATGTGTATGGAACATACTGTCATGATGATGCTGCGATGAAACATAACCAGGTCTTTTTTCAATTTGATATAGAAAAGGATTCTGTTTTGGCGGTGTTAGAAAAAATTAAACCAAATGTTGTAATATCTTCATTGCGTGGAAGATATGAGTATCAACTTAAAGTACATAATGAAATAATTAATTATGTTCTTTCGCAGAATGACTGCAGACTCCTTTTCTTGTCTTCAGTGAATGTTTTTGACGGGAAAAATACATTTCCGTCTTATGAAGATAGTCTTACATTGGCTGAAAGCGATTATGGAAAGTATAAAATTTCGGTAGAAAAGGCTATAAAAACGCTTCCTGTAGAAAAGTATGCTATTTTACGACTCCCCATGGTATTGGGAGTGAATGCCCCGGCTATCTTTCAGTTAAAGCAGGCAATAAAACACCAGGCCTCTTTTGAAGTATACCCCAACCTTATTATTTCGATAACTACAGCCAATAAAATTGCGCAACAGGTTCATTATATTATCAATAAGAAGCTAAGTGGTACTTTTCACTTAACCAGTAAAGATATGGTTCATCATGAGGATCTTTTTAGAGAACTCACCGGCAAATTAAGTGATAAAAGTCCTATCTTTAAAAGTGTTTTTAGCAGTAACGACGATAGCTACCTCGCCATTTTGTCCAAATTGAACAAACTACCGAAGGAATATAGAATTACAGTTGCCGAAGTCATTGCAGACAGCACCTTAAAAGAAGAAATTAGTACATTGAAAACATAA
- a CDS encoding 4a-hydroxytetrahydrobiopterin dehydratase, whose amino-acid sequence MKAFTEQEVLEKLGEIQDWEYQDSAIHTAIEFRDFKDAFSVMTRIAFEAEKMNHHPDWSNVYNTLNISLSTHSEGGVTQKDFDLAKIIDSLVS is encoded by the coding sequence ATGAAAGCATTTACAGAACAGGAAGTACTTGAAAAATTAGGTGAAATTCAGGATTGGGAATATCAGGATAGTGCCATTCACACCGCAATAGAATTCAGGGATTTTAAGGATGCATTTTCGGTGATGACGCGTATCGCTTTTGAAGCTGAAAAAATGAATCATCACCCTGATTGGAGCAATGTGTACAACACACTAAATATTAGCCTTTCAACGCACAGTGAAGGAGGCGTAACACAGAAAGATTTCGATTTGGCCAAGATAATCGACAGTTTGGTGAGTTAG
- a CDS encoding YebC/PmpR family DNA-binding transcriptional regulator: protein MGRAFEFRKARKMKRWSAMSKAFTRIGKDIVMAVKEGGPDPDSNSRLRAVIQNAKAVNMPKDNVERAIKKASDKSQGDYKEVLFEGYAQHGIAVLIETATDNNTRTVANVRSYFNKCDGSLGTSGSVVFMFDHSCNFRINGEGMDLEELELELIDHGVDEIFEDEDGVLIYAPFEKFGAIQAYLEENTIEILSSGFERIPQVTKKLTEEEMADVEKLLEKLEEDDDVQNVYHTMEEGTE from the coding sequence ATGGGAAGAGCGTTCGAATTTCGAAAAGCACGTAAAATGAAGCGGTGGTCCGCAATGTCTAAGGCGTTTACGCGTATTGGAAAAGATATTGTAATGGCCGTAAAAGAAGGTGGTCCCGACCCCGATTCTAATTCACGATTAAGAGCTGTAATTCAGAATGCGAAGGCCGTAAACATGCCCAAAGACAATGTGGAGCGAGCTATTAAAAAGGCAAGTGATAAAAGTCAGGGGGATTACAAAGAGGTACTATTTGAAGGCTATGCACAACACGGAATTGCAGTATTAATTGAAACCGCAACCGATAATAATACGAGAACAGTTGCCAATGTACGTTCTTATTTCAATAAATGCGACGGTAGCTTGGGAACATCCGGGTCGGTAGTTTTTATGTTCGATCACAGCTGTAATTTCAGAATAAACGGTGAAGGCATGGATTTGGAAGAATTGGAGCTGGAACTAATTGATCACGGCGTTGATGAAATTTTTGAAGATGAAGACGGTGTGCTAATCTATGCTCCATTCGAAAAATTTGGAGCTATTCAGGCGTACTTGGAAGAAAATACAATAGAAATCCTTTCTTCAGGATTTGAGCGTATTCCTCAAGTGACCAAAAAACTTACCGAAGAAGAGATGGCCGATGTTGAAAAACTATTGGAGAAACTGGAAGAGGATGATGATGTACAAAACGTATATCACACCATGGAAGAGGGAACTGAG
- the gcvT gene encoding glycine cleavage system aminomethyltransferase GcvT, with the protein MKNTALSHIHEQLGAKMVPFAGYNMPVSYEGVNAEHETVRKGVGVFDVSHMGEFLISGPKALDLIQKVTSNDASKLVDGQAQYSCLPNATGGIVDDLIVYRLEAEKWLLVVNASNIEKDWNWISSQNTMDAEMRNLSEDYSLLAIQGPKAVEAMQSLTSEDLSAIQFYTFKVSDFAGIDHVIISATGYTGSGGFEIYCKNSEVEQVWNKVFEAGASYGIKPIGLAARDTLRLEMGFCLYGNDIDDTTSPIEAGLGWITKFTKDFINSENLKKQKEEGPKRRLVAFELDERGIPRQGYDIVDIDGKIIGNVTSGTMAPSLGKGIGLGYVATEFKDLGTNIYIQIRKAAVPATVVKLPFYKG; encoded by the coding sequence ATGAAGAATACCGCACTTTCTCACATCCACGAACAATTGGGTGCCAAAATGGTTCCCTTTGCAGGTTATAATATGCCCGTTTCCTATGAAGGGGTTAATGCCGAACACGAAACTGTACGCAAGGGCGTTGGGGTTTTTGATGTTTCACATATGGGAGAATTTTTAATTTCAGGGCCAAAGGCGTTGGATTTAATTCAGAAAGTAACAAGCAACGATGCTTCGAAGTTAGTAGACGGACAAGCGCAGTACAGTTGCCTGCCCAATGCAACCGGTGGAATTGTGGACGATTTAATTGTGTACCGTCTGGAAGCCGAAAAGTGGTTGCTGGTGGTAAATGCTTCAAATATCGAAAAAGATTGGAACTGGATTAGCAGTCAGAATACTATGGACGCCGAAATGCGCAATCTTTCGGAAGATTATTCATTGTTAGCCATTCAAGGACCTAAAGCCGTGGAAGCTATGCAATCATTGACCAGCGAGGATCTTTCCGCAATACAATTTTACACCTTTAAAGTATCCGATTTTGCCGGAATCGATCACGTAATCATTAGTGCTACGGGGTATACGGGAAGCGGTGGATTTGAAATTTACTGCAAAAACAGTGAGGTGGAGCAAGTTTGGAACAAAGTGTTCGAGGCCGGAGCCAGCTACGGCATAAAACCTATAGGTTTGGCTGCCCGAGATACCTTACGCCTGGAAATGGGCTTTTGTCTCTACGGAAATGATATCGATGATACTACTTCTCCAATTGAGGCAGGATTGGGCTGGATTACAAAATTCACCAAAGATTTTATCAATTCCGAGAACTTAAAAAAGCAAAAAGAAGAAGGGCCAAAACGAAGATTAGTCGCTTTCGAACTGGACGAGCGCGGTATCCCAAGACAGGGTTACGATATTGTAGATATTGACGGGAAGATTATTGGAAACGTTACCAGCGGCACCATGGCGCCTTCGCTTGGGAAGGGCATCGGACTGGGATACGTAGCAACCGAATTTAAGGATTTGGGGACGAATATTTACATTCAAATTAGAAAGGCAGCTGTACCGGCAACTGTAGTTAAACTGCCATTTTACAAAGGCTAA